The proteins below are encoded in one region of Candidatus Glassbacteria bacterium:
- a CDS encoding cyclic nucleotide-binding domain-containing protein, with amino-acid sequence MSRISALWGNVFNEETNERSVAAVLRRIPVFTSLSKTEMRQVEKIVYLRNYHEGEVIFVEGEPGAGMYVIDSGKIRICLGPNTDEDHEIAMLENGDFFGDLALIDDHPRSATAVAVTPTRLIGFFRSELISIISRSPRLGVKLQQNMMQILVRRLRITDQRLNDCNENLLELQQQLEARSSVSDDEQA; translated from the coding sequence TTGAGCAGGATCAGCGCCCTTTGGGGAAACGTTTTCAATGAAGAGACCAACGAGCGTTCAGTGGCCGCCGTGTTGAGGCGTATCCCGGTATTTACCAGCCTTTCCAAAACTGAAATGCGCCAGGTGGAAAAAATCGTTTACCTTCGCAACTACCACGAGGGGGAAGTGATCTTTGTCGAGGGGGAACCGGGCGCGGGGATGTACGTGATCGACAGCGGCAAGATCAGGATCTGCCTGGGACCCAATACCGACGAGGACCATGAGATCGCCATGCTGGAGAACGGCGATTTTTTCGGCGATCTGGCCCTGATCGACGACCATCCGCGCTCGGCCACCGCGGTAGCTGTCACCCCCACGCGGTTGATCGGCTTCTTCCGCAGCGAACTGATCTCGATTATCAGCCGCAGCCCCAGGCTGGGCGTGAAACTGCAGCAGAACATGATGCAAATCCTGGTCAGACGGCTGCGGATAACCGACCAGCGGCTTAACGACTGCAACGAAAATCTGCTGGAACTCCAGCAGCAGCTTGAAGCCCGCTCCAGCGTATCAGATGATGAACAGGCCTGA